Part of the Cottoperca gobio chromosome 1, fCotGob3.1, whole genome shotgun sequence genome, ttttaaatgactcGTTCATTCCTTTGGCTGTTTGACTTGTTTATGGTTTAATAGTTTTGGTTTAGTCGTGTTAGCTTGTTCAGATGGTGCCTCAGTTTTTCATAAAGTGCTTCTGGAGTAACGAAGGACACGAACACGTACTTCAGGGGGCAGATATTGTGTGGCATGTATGTTGTAAATTAGAATTAAttctttcaaaataatgttataatttcaCAATCATAGTTGGTTTGGGTTCGCTGTGAGGAAACTTAAGTTCCTGCATGTTCGTGTGCTTCAGTGCCTGACTTTGTTATATCACCAGTTTAACATCATATTATAACGTGAGGCAGAGCCGTTACACAAAGTACTGTTCAACACCTTCAGCATGGCACCAAGCCTTATCTGAACATTCAAATGAACTTATGAAGAGGAGAACAGAAAGGTGTTGTctttcaaatgttatcttttaAAATAAGCAAACTAACTAAATAATCTAAACTGTAAAACGATGATCGTTATGCATTGCAGGCGCTCCGTactgacgcacacacagaccAGAGTAGATGCTGAGCCAAGCTTTAATCACAAAGAACAGAAGATCAGATGCTTTAcaggcagtagctcagtccgtgGGGACCTGGCCTGGTGATCAGAGGGTCGCAGGTTCAAGTCCCTGCACGGACCATGTACAGAGTGTAGCCTGGTGGACCAGGCTGCTGTACAGTAGCTGCCTGGGAGCACCTACATACTCCGGTATATGCTAAATGTTGctgtgttgtgcatgtgtgacaaTAAAGTTCATTCCATTTctaagtaaagtaaaacaacaGACTTGAGTACTGTAAATTCTGACCTTAGTTAATAAGTTAGAATCTAAATGAATCCTCTCTTGACACACAGACCTAATCGTTTATCACAGGGTATCAAATGCACTGAATGTTGTAGCATTGTTACGGCacactaatgtttttaaatactaTGACCTAACATGTGTCTCCTCTCACACACGTTGCTGTGTGGTAGTAAATATGAAGAACTCATCAAATGGCGGATCAGCTACAAAGCATCTGTTCTGCTGTACTAATTATTTATTAgtgcaagaaaaagaaaaatcaattgcTCTCGTGTTCGATCCCATGAAGACTTGTTAGTGCTGCACTGTTTGTTCAGCTCTTCAATCGCTAATCAACACACATTTCTATACCGtacattatatttctttatctttaaagaaaatcaaaagTAATAAGACCCCCTACGCCTTAGTAGCCCTTGCCCCCCTTGCCCCCCTGTTGTTTTCTTGGTCTCTGTCTGACACGTTGAGGCTGTATGAAGGAAGTGGATGTCGAGTTAGGGCCAGGTTGTTAATGGTATGAATAACAATAAGGAGTAACTTGATTATTACTAGAGCAGCTTGTGCACCGCCCTCCATCTTCTTTGGTGCAACGGAATATGTTGCTGAGACCAATCGATGTCCCGAGCCGCTCCAGGGATTCACGTAGTTCAGTCTCCGGTATGGCTTTGCCATTTCTGGGCATGAATACATCGGAAAACACAACAGCATAGTTATCCCAGCTcagaatgtgttttatgttattgAGAATGTTCCATTTATCGAATTTGTTGGTGCATCTTCCACCACACGGGGAAGAAAGAACgtagaaaagcagcaaatcatttCTGTTCAAATGTGTTGTTAAGCTGTTCAAGTGCTGCAGAGTACGATACTCTGCATGATCAGCGCTACCCTCATACACTGCACGAGGGCACTGTTTATTAACATCAGCCCATGTCATAGATGTTTTACCACATCGTGTCAGAACATCAGGCCATTGCACACGTTCATTAGGACACTGATACAAAACATTAGGCCACCTCAGAACTGTGGCTGCAACCACCCTGGTGCCGGTGTACACGTCACATTGTAGAATGGTATCCCTCACTTGGTCAGCAGGGTCAGTGACTTCACTGAAGTCGTACGTGTTGCTGTTACTGTTGTATGGGATGCTGACAGCCAGACTGAACATGGGGTTTCTgtcaaaggaaacaaaaaactgtaaagcaaatgttaaaataatattgAATCTTTTTTCCATCCATTACTTAATCACTGACTGACCTTGGTCTGGAGTTGACGTGGTAGCTTGGTGTGTACCTGCCAAATACAGATGgatacaaaatgtgtttaatcatTTGATACCGAACACAAGTTCAGAAGGTTTGATAGATGGAAGATTGTACTGATTATAGAATTGACAGAAACAGGCTGAATATTAGAAAGAGTGTAATAAATAAGGTGTTTGATGTCATAATGTAGCTTTAAATGCTACGAGACCAATTCAGcatgaacaaataaaagcacaagATTAGCTGCTCTTCAGACTGCTCACTCTTTCTCATCatgaaatacaattatgaaGGTAACTTGATGTAGTTTGTCATGTAAACcgtgttctttttgtttttatgcatttagTATATGTCTTCTATGGGACAATACGTTAAACAGAGTTTCTTATATTTAGAAATGATTAATCCAACAGCTGTTGCAAAAAGGAGTGTCGTCGTAGTATCGCTTTAGATTGTTTAGTATTTTATGTGCGTACATAAGCAACAGAATGAAACCAGAAACAAAAGTGTATCTGTGTCGCAGCTCTCCAGAGGAGACGCCACAAAGTGCTTCTCAATAAAAGGCAaagcaacagaaacaacacGCAGACATCAAGCTAAAGACATAAATGGAAGAAAGATCAAATAGTCTGAACAAACGAGTGTTGAGCTGCTTTTTAAAGGTGTCCACAGAACAGCGCGACGTCTGAGGGAATATTGGCACAGTTTCGTTTAGTGAAAAGGAAGATAAAGATGGCcgactcacctgttcaacatcTCAACAACAATTCTTGCAAGTTGGTTTTGGTCCACAGCAGCCGAACTGTTTCCAGCTGACAGCAACACGCCGAGTGTTACAGCCATCCAGCACAGGCCGGCCACCTGCGTGTGTTACCAGACATCCTCAGGGACAATAATGCAGACGACTTTACAATACATCACACGCAGGCTTCACCACATGCTACCGGTTacactttaaaagtatttatttcaaCTTTTGATGAATctactttgttttagttttaaaggtCAAACTTTTACAATCTGTCTCTCAGACTCGTCCCGTTCTTCAATTCTGCAGTTTCTACAAAGGTTGACTTTCCAGAGAAAAGGGGAATAAAGCAATTAAATAGGATCAGGATGTTGAGGATGCTCAccctcactgctgctgccatCATCATCTGAAAGCCTTAAAgtagaaaagacacaaaaacaattgtCTGAGGCTCAACAGGCTCAGTTGTCACGGCCAAATCAAGTGTGTATCGTCCAAACTGAAGTCTTTTCACACTGTCCAGGGAAATACAAAAAAGAGGGGATTTTGCACTCAACAGACTTGTTTTGACTAACTGTAGGTATTTGTGCACCTTTCCTTTAAGCAGGTAGTGCCACTAAGTACTCTACTCTGACATATTCCTCTAGATACTTTGTCTTTCAGGGAGTGACAGAATTCCTCCAGTATTAGAAGAATTGTTGAACATCCTTCAATAAATTCCTTTCTTATACAAATATGTCTCGTCTCGTACCGAAGTAAAAGAGAGAATCTTTAAATAATTAAGTCAAGAAAGGACATTGGAATGGAAATTAatactaccccccccccccccctttacctGCCTGAGTTTATTCTTTAAGTTATGATTTGTACTAAATCCAGTCAAGTGAAAATCTTTTACCTGCTTTGGTGGAGTAAGATGTGGATTAAATGCGGTTTGCTTCTCAGTGCAAGGTGCTACCGCAGTGAATGCAGTCAGAAGGAAGTGACATTTATATAAAGGAGTCGGACCGCGGCCGAACCCTCCAAGTGGCAACATGCCCTTATTGGAACATCTCGAAGAAATGACGTAGAAGGAAGAACTGGAGAAATTCAGCGGTTTCATTTTGGAACTTGATCCTTATACAGTTAGTGTTGATATGTAGCCCTGACTCATAACCTTTGGAGGCCTGCTGATTCAATGCTTAAGGAAAGGCATTGTGGGTATTAGTTTCAGTTATGATTGATCTCCTGTGAGACTTACCCCAAAGTTCAAACGGAAGAAACACAGCTATACTTTTCCTTAAACCGGACATTTAGATTCTTAGTTGTCTTAGTGAAGCCAAACATTTAATATCTATAATGAGAGTAAGACAGAGGTCCTTGTATGGGGTCCTGACGATGTCACTAATGATGCAGCTTCAAACGTCCACACAAGCAAGACAGCTGGATGTTATTTGAgtctgctttaaaatgtaacaaacacaTACGCTCTGTGATTAGTATCACCATCAACATTGAGATCACCAGTATTCATTGATTTAAGagacaaaatatgtttattgcaatttcacattcaaataaaCAGATGACTGCTTTCACTTGTTGTGATACATTCCTGCTAATGTTCAAATCTGTGCATCAAAGTAAGAGTGTGTCTCCTGTAAGCCAAATATAATAGAATTGTACCAAAACCTTTTACTCAGAATTAAATGAGCAGCTTTCACATTCACATCATGAAGTGATTCCTGCTCATTCAGAGCTCCAGACTTTTGACATGGTGTGCAGGCGGGACCTCGATACCGCAGCTGCAGCCCCCCGATCATTGAATCTTTGGATCTGAAATACAATACTGTTGAACTTGATTACCACTGAGGCAGCTATTGCACTGCATCCAATTATTTCGTTTGTCACAACGGAATATGTTGTTTAGACCGATTTGACCTTCGGTACCCTGGTACGTCCCGAGTCGCTGAAGGGCTCCACTCAGCTCTTGCTCAGTATTGGCCTGACCATTTCTgggtttaaatattttagaaaacacaacagcGTAACTTTTCCATTCCCGTATGGCATTAATCCTTCTGAGGATGCTCTCGTGATGTGTGTCGCTTGAACATTTTTCAACACATGGGGAGGCATAAACATAGAAAAGCAAGAAATCATTGGAATTATTCTTCTTGAACAATTCGCTCAGATGGTCCACAACGCGTGACTCTGCATGATCCG contains:
- the LOC115010294 gene encoding uncharacterized protein LOC115010294, which encodes MALLCWMAVVLAFFLSADNSVDAVDSSRLATLVNGILREYRTPGMFSLAVSIPEDQNRNIEDILQEVFLSDPGDDVKNNNKNEVYVGSRVVAAKVLERSNRGADHAESRVVDHLSELFKKNNSNDFLLFYVYASPCVEKCSSDTHHESILRRINAIREWKSYAVVFSKIFKPRNGQANTEQELSGALQRLGTYQGTEGQIGLNNIFRCDKRNNWMQCNSCLSGNQVQQYCISDPKIQ